In the genome of Polynucleobacter sp. TSB-Sco08W16, the window TACTTGAGTAATGGTGACGCCGAGCTCACGCGCAAACTTGCGTACGGATGGACTAGCGTGACTGACTCCTGCATCCGCTGGTGGAGGCGTATTGCTAATTGGTGGAGGAGCTGGCGCTCTTGGAATGGGGGGCTCCACTGTTTTTGCTACCGGAGTTACCGGGGCTGGGACAGCTGCAGCAGGCGCAGCAGCAGGCGATCCACTTTCTAGAATCACGACAACAGATCCCTCAGAAAGACTATCGCCGACTTTGACTTTGACTTCTTTGACTATGCCCGAGTGAGATGAAGGCACATCCATCGTGGCCTTGTCTGATTCCAGTACAACAATGGATTGCTCTTTCTCAACCTGATCACCAGCTTTTACTAAAACTTCAATGACAGGTACATCTTTATAGTCGCCGATATCCGGAACCTTAATTTCAATCGCTCCGCCACCTGAATTTACGGGTGCTGCTGCACTTACTGCCGCAGTTGGAGTACTGGCTACTACTGGCGCTGACACTGCCGCACCCTCTTCCAGAGTAATGACTACAGAACCCTCGGAAAGGTTATCGCCAATCTTGACTTTGACTTCCTTCACTACACCAGAGTGCGATGAAGGGACATCCATCGTGGCCTTGTCAGATTCCAGAACAACAATAGATTGCTCTTTCTCGACTAAATCACCTGGCTTAACAAGAACCTCAATGACAGGTACATCTTTATAGTCACCAATGTCCGGAACTTTGATTTCAATTATTTGACTCATGAATTAATCTCGTATTAAACCGTCATTGGGTTTGGTTTAGTGATGTCGATGCCATATTTCTTAATAGCTTCGGCCAATTTTTGACGATCAAGCTGACCTGCATCAACCAATGATCTCAAGGCAGTAATCACGACCCAACGGCGATCAACCTCAAAGAAGTCGCGCAGTTTTTCACGAGTATCGGAACGACCAAAGCCGTCAGTACCCAGGACTTCGTAACGACGGCCGATGTGCTGAATCGCTGGACGAATCTGCTCAGCAAACAAGCGAACATAATCAGTTGCAGCAATAATTGGGCCAGAGGTATCTTTCAAGCACTTCTCAACATGAGACAGTGTAGGTGTCGCAGTAGGATTCAAGAGATTAGCGCGGTGCACTGCGTTCCAATCACGCCCTAGCTCTGTAAAGCTTGGGCAACCCCACAAATCAGAAGCAATGCCCCAATCCTTTTGGAGGATTTCAGCTGCTTCAATCACTTCGCGGAAAATCGTACCTGAGCCCAAGAGTTGAACGCGTAACTTAGCATTGCTGTCACCAACTGACTTCAATTTGTACATGCCTTTGATGATGTCTTTCTCGGCACCTTTAGGCATTGCTGGATGAGCGTAGTTCTCATTCATCAAAGTGACGTAGTAGTACACATCTTCCTGCACTTCAAGCATGCGACGCATACCATCTTGAATGACTACTGCTAATTCAAAGGAAAACGTTGGGTCATAGCTGATGCAGTTTGGAACAGAACCACTCCAAAGATGGCTGTGACCGTCCTCATGCTGCAAGCCTTCACCGTTCAAAGTAGTTCTACCTGCTGTGCCGCCCAACAAGAAACCACGGCTACGCATATCACCCGCTGCCCAAGCTAAGTCGCCAATGCGCTGGAAACCAAACATCGAGTAGAAAATATAGAACGGCAGCATAGGCACGCCATGCGTAGAGTAAGAAGTTGCGGCGGCGATCCAGTCACACATACCGCCCGCTTCATTAATACCCTCTTGCAGAATCTGGCCAGTCTTGTCCTCTTTATAGAACATCAATTGATCGTGATCTTCTGGTGTGTAGAGCTGACCTAATTGATTCCAAATACCGAGTTGGCGGAACATGCCTTCCATACCAAAAGTACGGGACTCATCTGGAACGATTGGCACTACCCGTTTACCCAATACTTTGTCACGGACAATGGTGTTGAGCATGCGCACAAATGCCATCGTGGTAGAAATCTCACGGCCTTCAGAGGTTGCCTCGAGCAATGGTGCAAATACATCCAATGCTGGAACAGGCAAGCTTTCAGCTTTCATACGACGCTGTGGCAAATAGCCGCCCAAGTCTTGACGACGCGCCTTCATGTATTCGAGTTCTGGAGTGCCTTCAGCAAACTTGACTAAAGGCATCTCATCAAGTTGATCATCTTTTACGGGAATCTCAAAGCGATCGCGGAAACGACGAACGTCGTCGTCATTCATCTTCTTCGCCTGGTGAGCAATATTCATTGCTTCACCAGAACCGCCCATACCATAACCCTTGATAGTGTGGGCCAAGATCACTGTTGGCTGATCTTTATGATTTACCGCTGCATGAAAGGCTGCATATACTTTATGTGGATCATGACCGCCTCGATTCAACTGCCAAATTTCGTCATCACTCCAGTCAGAAACCAAAGCTTTGAGTTCGGGCGTGTTGAAAACCGTTTCACGCACATAAGCACCATTCTTGGCTTTCATGGTTTGGTATTGGCCGTCAACAATCTCGCCAAGACGTTGCATCAAGATGCCCTTCTTATCACGAGCAAACAGAGCATCCCATTGACCGCCCCACACTACCTTAATTACATTCCAACCAGCACCACGGAACTCGCTCTCGAGCTCTTGAATAATTTTTCCATTACCGCGCACTGGACCATCTAAGCGTTGCAAATTACAGTTAATGACAAAGATGAGGTTATCGAGTTTTTCACGGCCAGCCATGCCGATCGCACCCAAGGATTCTGGCTCGTCGGTTTCGCCATCCCCCAAGAAGGCCCAAACCTTGCGACCCTGCTCTTGAATAAATCCACGGTCTCTTAAATACTTCATGAAGCGAGCTTGATAGATCGCCATGATCGGGCCCAGACCCATTGATACTGTTGGGAACTGCCAGAAGTCCGGCATTAGCCAAGGATGTGGATAGCTAGAAATACCTTTGCCACCAACCTCTTGACGGAAATTATTCAGCTGATCATCACTTAAGCGACCCAACATATAAGCACGTGCATATACGCCCGGCGCTGAGTGGCCTTGAACAAATATCAGGTCACCACCATGCTCTGGCGATGGTGCATGCCAGAAGTGATTAAAGCCAATGTCATATAAAGTAGCCGCTGATTGGAATGAAGAAATGTGTCCACCAACGTTGGTATCTTTATTCGCACGCAGAACCATCGCCATTGCATTCCAACGAGTGTAAGAACGAATACGGTGCTCGACGTTTTGATCACCCGGTAAACGCGCTTGGTTTTCTACAGGGATCGTATTGATATAGGGTGTCTCTGCATGGAAGGGTTGATTTACCCCATTCACTCGTGCATGAGAAATTTGTTGATCGATGAGGTATGCAGCTCTCTCAGGACCTTCGTTGCGAATAACGCCATCTAAGGCTTGCAACCATTCTTGAGTCTCTCCAGGATCTGCGTCCTGATTATTTTGTTTGCCTAAAAATTGGTCTGGAACTGCGGCCATATCTTGTCTCCAATAGATACATCAGTTACGTCATCATTAGTGATTCACTTTATAGGCAACATTCTAGGAAGGTATATGGGTGTAAACAAGCAATTTTCCACATAATGATAATATTTCTCATAATGTGGGATTTTATTGCGTTGCAAATAAAGACTATTGAAATAGCCAAGAAACGCATTTCCTAGCCCTAATAAGGCAAAATGGGCTATTCCTATGAAATCCACGGCTTTATACAACTTAATCTTTAGGCCTCTCCAATGGATCCGCAAAATACGGGGATTTAAGCTCGTATACACCCCGCTTCTTGCGATCGTGCTCTTTACTTCAGTCATGGGCATCATTTTGGGGACGCTCCACCTACAAGAAAAGAATCAACAAGAAGCAGCTCTATTTAGAGAACTCTCCTTTGCCAAGCAACGAATTCAGTTGCGATTTGCGAATAATCTGGAAACGCTGAACGCCATTAATCGCGAAATTTCCGTAAGTGCTGATGATGCAAAGCTTAAACAGCTAGTTCGGGATCAAGCAGATGATCTAGTCATCAATAATCATGAAGTGGTCAAGGTGATTTGGCTGAGTGAAAAAAATCAGCGTATCTGGACTATTCCACCGAATAACAAAACAGACTGGTTTAGCAAAACACAAAATGATCAGGCTGCCAACGATGTCCTTATCAGCGCAATTGAATTAAGCAGAGTTACTAGTAGAGCGGCATTTAGTCCATTCATCACATTAAACCTACCTAGCGAAGAACCGCTGGCTAAAGAGAGAAGGACCGTCTTTTGGCAAGTCGTCCCCAATATTGCAGGCGGTGAAGTCATTGGCTTTTTAGCGGTTCTCTACACCGCCCAGGGTGTACTCGACGTGATCCCTGGGGAGTTAAAGGCTCACTATCGCTTTACCTTATTAACCGATAACGACCGAGTTCTTGGAATCTCCTCTGACCGAGATATCCCCAAACGCGCCTTTAGCAATCAAACCAGTTTAGATATTGGCGTACTAAGTCCAAATATGACTTTACGCATTGACACCTACCCGCCTCCAACTAATCTGACTTTCCGTATGTTGATTGGCGTTGTGTTGGGATTATCCGCATTTGTGATTTGGAGCTTGTGGTCAGTTCTTAAGCAAATGCAAGTGCGACAAGAGGCAGAAGCCAATTTACGTACTGAAACAAACTTTCGTAATGCCATGGAAGATTCCACCCCGGTGGGTATTCGTGCGCACGATATGGATAAGCGCATCACCTATGTGAATCGCGCATTTTGTGAAATGAGTGGCTGGAGCGCTCAAGAGCTAGTAGGATTAAAACCACCCTTCCCTTTTTGGCCAGATGGACGACGGGATGAATTGCTAGAAAAAATGAATCGCGCTCTTCAGTTAAGTGTCAGCGCCAATGCGAACAAAGGAATTGAAGGTGCCATTCTCAGAAGGGATGGCTCATTAATTCAGACGCGAACGTTCATTGCCCCTCTCATTGATGAAAAGGGCAAACAAACTGGCTGGGTCACCTCATTAATCGACATCTCTGAACCTAAGAAGATCCGCGAAGAATTAGCTGCCGCGCAAGAGCGCTTCACGACCGTGCTTGAAGGTCTTGATGCAGCCGTTTCTGTAGTTTCGCTAGAGACAGATGAACTGTTATTTGCAAATCGTTTCTATCGCGAGAATTTTGGCAATGACTCTAAGGGGCACTTTCAACTTGCCCACCAAGAAAA includes:
- the aceE gene encoding pyruvate dehydrogenase (acetyl-transferring), homodimeric type, producing MAAVPDQFLGKQNNQDADPGETQEWLQALDGVIRNEGPERAAYLIDQQISHARVNGVNQPFHAETPYINTIPVENQARLPGDQNVEHRIRSYTRWNAMAMVLRANKDTNVGGHISSFQSAATLYDIGFNHFWHAPSPEHGGDLIFVQGHSAPGVYARAYMLGRLSDDQLNNFRQEVGGKGISSYPHPWLMPDFWQFPTVSMGLGPIMAIYQARFMKYLRDRGFIQEQGRKVWAFLGDGETDEPESLGAIGMAGREKLDNLIFVINCNLQRLDGPVRGNGKIIQELESEFRGAGWNVIKVVWGGQWDALFARDKKGILMQRLGEIVDGQYQTMKAKNGAYVRETVFNTPELKALVSDWSDDEIWQLNRGGHDPHKVYAAFHAAVNHKDQPTVILAHTIKGYGMGGSGEAMNIAHQAKKMNDDDVRRFRDRFEIPVKDDQLDEMPLVKFAEGTPELEYMKARRQDLGGYLPQRRMKAESLPVPALDVFAPLLEATSEGREISTTMAFVRMLNTIVRDKVLGKRVVPIVPDESRTFGMEGMFRQLGIWNQLGQLYTPEDHDQLMFYKEDKTGQILQEGINEAGGMCDWIAAATSYSTHGVPMLPFYIFYSMFGFQRIGDLAWAAGDMRSRGFLLGGTAGRTTLNGEGLQHEDGHSHLWSGSVPNCISYDPTFSFELAVVIQDGMRRMLEVQEDVYYYVTLMNENYAHPAMPKGAEKDIIKGMYKLKSVGDSNAKLRVQLLGSGTIFREVIEAAEILQKDWGIASDLWGCPSFTELGRDWNAVHRANLLNPTATPTLSHVEKCLKDTSGPIIAATDYVRLFAEQIRPAIQHIGRRYEVLGTDGFGRSDTREKLRDFFEVDRRWVVITALRSLVDAGQLDRQKLAEAIKKYGIDITKPNPMTV
- a CDS encoding PAS domain S-box protein, which produces MKSTALYNLIFRPLQWIRKIRGFKLVYTPLLAIVLFTSVMGIILGTLHLQEKNQQEAALFRELSFAKQRIQLRFANNLETLNAINREISVSADDAKLKQLVRDQADDLVINNHEVVKVIWLSEKNQRIWTIPPNNKTDWFSKTQNDQAANDVLISAIELSRVTSRAAFSPFITLNLPSEEPLAKERRTVFWQVVPNIAGGEVIGFLAVLYTAQGVLDVIPGELKAHYRFTLLTDNDRVLGISSDRDIPKRAFSNQTSLDIGVLSPNMTLRIDTYPPPTNLTFRMLIGVVLGLSAFVIWSLWSVLKQMQVRQEAEANLRTETNFRNAMEDSTPVGIRAHDMDKRITYVNRAFCEMSGWSAQELVGLKPPFPFWPDGRRDELLEKMNRALQLSVSANANKGIEGAILRRDGSLIQTRTFIAPLIDEKGKQTGWVTSLIDISEPKKIREELAAAQERFTTVLEGLDAAVSVVSLETDELLFANRFYRENFGNDSKGHFQLAHQENNIKTLHNIAEDLQDSPPGIPASFLYQESESEEVQLSDGSNKWYEVRRRFIPWVDGHLAQLLIATDITIRKEADDIARQQEERMQFTSRLTTMGEMASSLAHELNQPLSAISNYCMGVAKRLEGNIDPALTKDILPALEKASAQAHRAGTIIQRIRGFVKRSEPQRKLTAISDIINDAVGLVEIEAHRHRLTIASELAENLPEVDIDPVLILQVLVNLLKNGLDSTREAYPLSSRWSAPPVKISADLDTSIFPAMLRIQVRDGGAGIAESVSQRMFEPFFSTKSDGMGMGLNICRSIIESHHGRLWATNTMDAEHTKLAGCTFTILLPLESPETTGNV